Below is a genomic region from Rhineura floridana isolate rRhiFlo1 chromosome 5, rRhiFlo1.hap2, whole genome shotgun sequence.
gatatctttgcagaagatccctggtcaagctttaccaacaacacaatccaaaccatatctactcagaagtaagtccgattgagttctatggggcttagtaagtgtgtttagaaatgcagccttcaggggcatctatctttactcctgaatgcccctatctaacatctccacaacactaggctcctttcttcctacaatggccttctggtgactggcctggcctgaaggcacttaaaccctttttgccagaagcaagttgactagattaaatgttccctacccaggctccatcttttagctaagatttctatcttaatttccaatcagataaatgttttgtttgaattgtatgcaccaagcagctgtggttgatgcttaatgtaccatgcttaatgacatcactcggacccaccctcatgacatcacttgggcacaccccattgtcatgcctgtttgatccccttaattattttcctgggtccctggtcatagatagttaaatcctttgatattttttcatcccggagacccggtgatttttacagccccagctgtatcagcttactgcaaattggcacctctttatcagcaagaggggcctggttccgtcaaggccgtaaaaactcctacggcttgttatgggaaaccaggagggacggggcctggtactgtgggaacatcgtttcatcattcctgtgctggaactgctaaattagttgattgctcccagctgaggcaaggatttttctcataagagaaggcctcagctcttgggctgtgttccacttgtgggcaccaccttgcttatggtgatgctctgcggtggctccactatacttcctgactggccgtccctgaggggaaggacACTAACTCCTGAGACAGAGCTGAGGCTTGTAAGTACAATtgaggcagttagttttattattttcatttttgtgccaagaacctttatatcttgtttgttatataccttgccccttttgggtgctgcttttaggatttgatttgctgctccaaattaattgtatgtacctttttatcttttgtaccctttaccccttttcttattttctttttttaataaactttacttattttaaagcaacgtgtgtttattccagagaaggggttcagttactaagttcagtcctggctgcttgaccaaactaccgtgtactagaggaacattttcacttaagacttctgaaggggccaggagggtattgagcctctggtcctgagaggcttgggtgttcagtgggctctgggggtcccttcaccccagagtgtttaaccaatagaagggtggtggcagtactaccgtgcagggttggtgtaagcatacacagccctagcagaccaggttgctaggatcaattgcccaaggttggggattgattcctgggacagtaaaagtaggaggaggggaactccctgctttcactacatgttGGCAGCGTTTGGGGTCGAAAAAGACTGAACCTATCTCTGGTTAAACATAGTTGTGGAAAAGGTACAATtggataaattacaattattaaagattctggcacaaaggtttgttgtttttggaaagtcaggatggatacaagatctaaacaaaagaaggcattagatcaggtttccACTGAGAGTAGTGATGAGGAACAAACAGAGATGTTACCTCAAGGCAATTTtgaagcagcaggaggcagcgCAGAGGGGCTGCCAGTCCAAAGCTTTACTCCGGAGGGAGAACGAGCACCGTCACCGGTACGGGGTCGACGGAGTATGGATAGCCAAGTTAGCCAGAGTGGGGGTGTGCCACCCATGGATATGTGGGCAGAAATGCACAACTTCTTCTCGAAACAGATGGCTCTTATGACTAcccttgtacaacaacaacaagcttttgccccaccaagccaaggactgaggtctggcagagtgtgtttgggaggagcggatccagcagattttccgttttatcaagcgggagaggatatctccgagttttttttaatctttgagcAAGCGTGTGTGGACCAGTCTTTAGACAaaaaatactggatgaaaatTCTACGCACTCAAGGAAAGGGAGAGTTAAGAAGTCTAATGTGTAAACTCCCGAGAGAGCTAGCTGATGATTATGAAAACTTTGTAAAATTGGCAACAGCCCAGTTTGCGCTATCCACCAGGGCATGTTACCAAAAGTTTGAGACTttgacaaaaaaatcaaaagagacgTTTTCAGCATTAAGCGCTCGTACTGCTCAAGCTATGGATTTGTGGATTGCAGCTGCAAAAGCTAATACTTTTGA
It encodes:
- the LOC133385274 gene encoding uncharacterized protein LOC133385274, which encodes MDTRSKQKKALDQVSTESSDEEQTEMLPQGNFEAAGGSAEGLPVQSFTPEGERAPSPVRGRRSMDSQVSQSGGVPPMDMWAEMHNFFSKQMALMTTLVQQQQAFAPPSQGLRSGRVCLGGADPADFPFYQAGEDISEFFLIFEQACVDQSLDKKYWMKILRTQGKGELRSLMCKLPRELADDYENFVKLATAQFALSTRACYQKFETLTKKSKETFSALSARTAQAMDLWIAAAKANTFEQLRTVYTLEKFYKMLPRELAAAVRGKKPKSLQEAGHYADELDSFQDKEELPKAYVKKPGNYKGNQPAGGGSEWKKKTWPSVVKSEDKGESSVPAAVPVRPPVYQPSKAVLENLCFLCKQPGHRKDQCSQLSKKQNVSVSKGTKIAVVQRARDYEEPGGQSSPEISRWSSSDSNSDQDWEFSAPSTENSPITQRKGSKQTPAEIKFNHPSGSIPLTQDGPSD